Proteins co-encoded in one Oreochromis aureus strain Israel breed Guangdong linkage group 3, ZZ_aureus, whole genome shotgun sequence genomic window:
- the LOC120438867 gene encoding up-regulator of cell proliferation-like isoform X2: MAPISEDSAPVDSEALNPGTMHASSAVRIAENANESPASSVFTETHLESLLKDLGLDQHYTMKLSLSKILEIDEKTITSEPAKCKSDLKWYFLKKLMMANVTARNVKYTSICESNYDDDESLSTRLNLKNLVDSITPVFGLNPLDIITALFLCSDGFLQQEMALKLSMCQFSVPLLLPNCDTNQSTLMLWAMRDIVKKYRPQSLSESKGFIEDRLVVSELPMISFVRLGECSLSKSALLNKLLSNSQQYHDTFVHRNMECGDSPRRISNGLTEITWYLPCGSTNIDIFSQPVAVANLRGDIASFETQYSFLCQTSAAVFVFFDHLDSEWEFSLLTNQNHKAQIFLVGNYESKSFSLDALEKVAIKLGLTNSNIIIKTKTKNEADFVKILRKTVSDVVANSRMKMPVDKMAHIAHELGILVDEDSPECQTAKTNADAITADIQDIHRFKEDQLPRQGEIWKELTCLEKEEFRLQKVGSENIEDYKSELQLQKEELRKTQNSYDMSTAMTCFINAISSPGTERFYFLKWMRMNLDNVSRIKLSELREKYKEKCKNSENKEEIKEIDRQISNSSLGTEHFFREMGQIYEASLSLPETDPSRQQLQHLPKLCAELLLDGFPLELVDGDASNIPLRWVSDVLSQLSDLVSPNRKILVVTVLGVQSTGKSTLLNTMFGVQFAVSSGRCTRGAFMLLIKINEDMKKVLNCDFMVIIDTEGLKSPELAQLDNSHEHDNELATLVIGLSDVTIVNIAMENSTEMKDILQIVVHAFLRMKEVGKKPKCQFVHQNVSDVSAHEKNLRDRKLLLEQLNEMTQAAARMEKKEENKSFTDVMEYSPDTGNWYIPGLWNGNPPMAPVNAGYSEAVYELKKNIIQMLGNCESSANNILDFKEWMTSLWTAVKHENFIFSFRNSLVADAYMRLCTEFNKWEWEFKKEMYTWVTNAETRISNFGTVAVKSESSVMTEFLTSLKSEASTVLSTWETRLLENLTQYFQQTEGHVYLVEGYKEEFSNSVKSLRREMERSVFNQLTAAAEIREGMTELDRIKETHTKELEERVRGLIDKCRERKVQMSDNELNKEFDKMWDKTVRELSISKTTVSNVYSNVFHHLRTNLSHKGSHASQLLHKKKMENCGLVPFKYTVEGFCNQLKHKVTHKFCKLFNIEDHAMAVQKVADSIICNCSQFVTEKIEGKNNYHETYIQEILHIIDESLQKNQNTETDIEFEVSLKQHICGFAAREFQKMHEDFIQANDPYRCLMKNKEKFCEDFIDVFHKRDQCQKKAEEFTNQCLKPAVKCFVSHSLGPNIIDEMLTCEQFSTRISFQYSILLDLLSKKTFKKYLRYICSYEDYVKELILKQIVEHFSTVSTISEFEDQHLQSCIRSINNAINKAKNGKSGNLKTFVEDICKELGDKLVISQDALGAFMILNNADKKQFADWLTVSVNEMAQDLRNEFEKSNFETKLKHLNMKPQNELFNRVIGCGKQCPFCAVPCEAGGNAHTEHWASLHRPQGLGQFRWTDTDKLVTDICSSLVISEKTFSCFSTNFIPHPYKKYKDIFPGWKIPPDVSLEASDYWKYVMEKYNRDFANEFNAELADIPPTWKNIKYKKAKESLKESFNIM; the protein is encoded by the exons ATGGCACCTATCAGCGAAGACTCTGCCCCTGTAGATAGTGAGGCACTAAATCCAGGGACAATGCATGCTTCCAGTGCTGTGCGGAtagcagaaaatgcaaatgaaagcCCAGCATCCTCTGTCTTTACAG AAACACACTTGGAGAGCTTATTAAAGGATCTCGGCTTGGACCAGCACTACACAATGAAGTTGTCACTCAGCAAAATACTCGAAATTGATGAAAAGACCATTACGAGTGAACCTGCCAAATGTAAATCAGACCTTAAGtggtattttttaaagaaattgaTGATGGCTAATGTCACAGCTAGGAATGTGAAATATACCTCTATTTGTGAGTCAaactatgatgatgatgaatcaCTGAGTACAAGGTTGAATCTAAAAAATCTTGTAGATAGTATAACCCCTGTGTTTGGCTTGAACCCACTTGACATAATCACTGCTCTCTTTCTGTGTTCTGATGGTTTCCTACAGCAGGAAATGGCACTCAAACTTTCCATGTGTCAGTtctctgttcctctgctgcttccAAATTGTGACACCAATCAGAGCACACTCATGCTGTGGGCCATGAGagacattgttaaaaagtacAGACCTCAGTCTCTGTCAGAATCCAAGGGCTTCATTGAAGACAGACTTGTTGTCTCTGAACTTCCAATGATCTCTTTTGTCAGACTGGGTGAGTGCTCCTTGTCCAAGTCAGCACTTCTCAATAAACTTCTGAGCAATTCTCAGCAGTACCATGACACCTTTGTTCACCGCAACATGGAGTGTGGTGACAGTCCAAGAAGAATATCCAACGGACTGACTGAAATTACTTGGTATCTTCCTTGTGGAAGCACAAACATTGATATTTTCAGTCAGCCAGTGGCTGTAGCTAACCTTCGTGGGGATATTGCTTCATTTGAAACACAATACTCCTTTCTGTGTCAGACATCTgcagcagtttttgtgttttttgaccATTTAGACTCTGAGTGGGAATTCAGTCTACTTACCAACCAAAACCATAAGGCACAGATTTTCTTAGTGGGTAACTATGAAAGCAAGAGTTTCAGTTTAGATGCTTTAGAAAAGGTAGCAATCAAGTTGGGCTTGACTAACAGCAACATCATTattaagacaaaaacaaaaaatgaagcaGACTTCGTCAAAATTTTGAggaaaacagtcagtgatgtaGTTGCCAACTCAAGGATGAAGATGCCAGTAGATAAGATGGCACACATTGCCCATGAACTGGGGATCCTTGTTGATGAAGACTCTCCAGAGTGCCAGACTGCAAAGACAAATGCAGATGCAATTACTGCAGACATACAAGACATCCATAGATTCAAAGAAGATCAGCTTCCACGACAAGGTGAAATATGGAAAGAACTGACCTGTTTAGAGAAGGAAGAATTTCGCCTTCAAAAAGTTGGATCTGAAAACATTGAAGATTACAAAAGTGAACTTCAACTGCAGAAAGAAGAACTGCGGAAAACGCAGAACTCCTATGACATGTCGACAGCTATGACATGTTTCATCAATGCAATATCAAGCCCAGGAACAGAGAGGTTTTATTTCCTGAAATGGATGCGAATGAACCTGGATAACGTGTCTCGTATAAAACTGTCTGAACTTCGagagaaatataaagaaaaatgcaaGAACTCTGAGAACAAAGAGGAGATCAAGGAGATTGACAGACAAATTTCCAACAGCTCACTGGGGACTGAACACTTCTTCCGTGAAATGGGTCAGATCTATGAAGCTTCACTATCCCTTCCAGAAACAGATCCATCACGTCAACAGCTGCAGCATCTGCCCAAACTGTGTGCAGAGTTGTTGCTTGATGGATTTCCTCTTGAGCTTGTAGATGGAGATGCATCCAACATCCCTCTCAGATGGGTGAGTGATGTTCTCTCTCAGCTCAGTGACTTGGTGTCTCCAAACAGAAAGATCCTGGTAGTCACAGTTCTTGGAGTTCAGAGCACAGGAAAGTCCACTCTCCTTAACACCATGTTTGGAGTGCAGTTTGCAGTCAGCAGTGGTCGATGTACTCGAGGTGCCTTTATGTTGCTCATCAAAATCAATGAAGACATGAAAAAAGTCCTAAACTGTGACTTCATGGTGATCATTGACACTGAGGGCTTAAAGTCACCAGAACTTGCACAACTGGACAACAGCCATGAGCACGACAATGAGCTTGCTACACTTGTTATAGGGCTGAGTGATGTCACCATTGTTAATATTGCAATGGAGAATTCAACTGAAATGAAGGACATCCTACAAATAGTTGTGCATGCTTTTCTCAGGATGAAGGAGGTGGGCAAAAAGCCAAAATGTCAGTTTGTTCACCAGAATGTGTCCGATGTTTCAGCCCATGAGAAGAACTTACGAGACAGGAAACTGCTCCTGGAACAGTTAAATGAGATGACCCAGGCAGCAGCCAGAatggaaaagaaagaggagaacaAGAGCTTCACTGATGTGATGGAGTACAGTCCAGACACTGGGAACTGGTACATTCCTGGACTCTGGAATGGAAACCCACCAATGGCACCAGTCAATGCAGGGTACAGTGAGGCTGTATATGAGCTCAAGAAAAACATTATCCAAATGTTGGGAAACTGTGAGTCATCTGCAAATAATATCTTGGATTTTAAAGAGTGGATGACAAGTCTGTGGACTGCAGTAAAGCACGAAAACTTCATCTTCAGCTTCAGAAACAGTCTAGTAGCTGATGCATACATGAGACTCTGTACAGAATTCAACAAATGGGAGTGGGaattcaaaaaagaaatgtacacCTGGGTAACAAACGCAGAAACTAGAATTTCCAATTTTGGTACAGTTGCTGTAAAATCTGAATCTTCTGTCATGACAGAATTTCTCACATCTTTGAAAAGCGAAGCCTCCACAGTGCTGTCTACATGGGAGACAAGACTTCTCGAAAATCTGACACAGTATTTTCAGCAAACAGAGGGTCATGTTTATCTTGTAGAAGGATACAAAGAGGAATTTTCAAACAGTGTAAAGAGTCTTCGGCGTGAAATGGAAAGGAGTGTTTTTAATCagctcacagcagcagcagaaatcaGAGAGGGAATGACAGAACTTGACAGAATCAAAGAAACCCACACAAAAGAATTGGAAGAAAGGGTGCGTGGACTGATTGACAAATGTCGTGAAAGGAAAGTCCAGATGTCAGACAATGAGTTAAACAAAGAATTTGATAAGATGTGGGATAAAACTGTGAGGGAACTGTCTATTTCCAAAACAACGGTCAGTAATGTTTACAGCAATGTGTTTCACCATCTGAGAACAAATTTGTCTCACAAGGGAAGTCATGCAAGTCAGTTgttacataaaaagaaaatggaaaattgtGGACTAGTTCCCTTCAAATATACAGTAGAAGGTTTCTGCAATCAGCTTAAACACAAAGTCACACATAAGTTCTGTAAGCTCTTCAACATTGAAGATCATGCAATGGCTGTACAAAAGGTAGCTGACAGCATCATTTGTAATTGCAGTCAGTTTGTGACTGAAAAAATTGAAGGCAAAAACAACTACCATGAGACATATATCCAGGAGATCCTACACATCATTGATGAGAGTCtacaaaaaaatcagaataCTGAGACAGACATTGAGTTTGAAGTTTCTCTAAAACAGCACATCTGTGGATTTGCAGCCAGAGAGTTTCAGAAAATGCATGAAGATTTCATTCAAGCAAATGATCCCTACAGATGTCTGatgaaaaacaaggaaaagttTTGTGAGGATTTCATTGATGTCTTCCATAAACGAGACCAGTGTCAGAAGAAGGCAGAAGAATTCACCAACCAGTGCTTGAAGCCTGCTGTTAAATGCTTTGTCAGTCATTCCCTTGGACCTAATATTATTGATGAAATGCTGACTTGTGAGCAGTTCAGCACACGGATCTCTTTCCAGTATTCAATTTTACTGGATTTGCTTtccaaaaaaacatttaaaaagtatcTGAGATATATTTGCTCATATGAGGATTATGTAAAAGAACTGATACTCAAACAAATAGTGGAGCATTTCTCAACTGTGTCCACAATATCTGAGTTTGAGGACCAACATCTCCAGTCATGTATCAGAAGCATAAACAATGCCATCAATAAAGCCAAAAATGGAAAGAGTGGCAACTTGAAGACATTTGTTGAAGATATTTGTAAAGAACTTGGTGATAAACTGGTCATTTCCCAGGATGCTCTTGGTGCTTTCATGATCCTGAACAACGCTGACAAGAAACAGTTTGCTGACTGGCTCACAGTGTCTGTGAATGAGATGGCACAAGATCTGAGAAATGAGTTTGAAAAATCCAACtttgaaactaaactaaaacaccTTAACATGAAACCCCAGAATGAGCTTTTCAACAGAGTGATCGGTTGTGGCAAACAGTGTCCATTCTGTGCAGTGCCTTGTGAGGCAGGAGGAAATGCCCATACTGAGCACTGGGCTTCACTGCATAGGCCACAGGGTCTAGGTCAGTTCAGATGGACGGATACAGATAAACTTGTCACTGACATATGCTCTTCTCTCGTGATCAGTGAAAAGACATTTTCCTGCTTTTCTACAAACTTTATTCCGCACCCTTATAAGAAATACAAAGATATTTTCCCAGGTTGGAAAATCCCTCCAGATGTAAGCCTTGAGGCATCAGACTACTGGAAATATGTAATGGAAAAGTATAACAGGGACTTTGCCAATGAATTTAATGCTGAACTTGCTGATATTCCCCCAACCTggaaaaatattaaatacaaaaaGGCAAAAGAAAGCCTGAAAGAGTCCTTTAACATCATGTGA
- the LOC120433354 gene encoding uncharacterized protein LOC120433354 → MQHALSLWKSGNGSALKRLWAAKDTGRLESVVGSYKLFDSSFRTLQGSRWLSDEVIDAYLHRVIERRKNAVHLLCSVVASSLFSGQFRCLTKMKFPVEDMWLCPVNFGTHWILVIVNISAQKILLIDPMGNEGVYDRKILRNWRNFLRMRGHEDTMEWQLHTMQHNKQQDSSSCGVLLLKFAEQYLAFGEVSEVLTTTEAVVLERMQIACTLLEHRGNAEDYCIVCSMLDADADRSMIEMVQCESCQRWAHFACANYKESNQEYKCKNVRKIHNFK, encoded by the exons ATGCAACATGCACTGAGCTTGTGGAAGTCTGGAAATGGATCTGCCT taAAGAGGCTATGGGCTGCAAAGGATACTGGGCGCTTGGAATCAGTTGTTGGATCATACAAGTTATTTGATTCCTCTTTTCGAACACTGCAGGGGTCACGGTGGCTTTCTGATGAG GTCATTGATGCATACCTGCACCGTGTTATTGAGAGACGAAAG AATGCTGTACACCTGCTCTGTTCAGTAGTTGCAAGCTCGTTGTTTTCTGGGCAGTTCAGATGCCTCACCAAG ATGAAGTTCCCAGTTGAAGACATGTGGCTGTGCCCTGTGAACTTTGGTACACACTGGATTCTTGTG ATTGTCAACATTTCTGCACAGAAAATACTGCTCATAGACCCCATGGGGAATGAAGGTGTTTATGACAGGAAAATTCTGCGCAACTGGAG GAATTTTCTGAGGATGAGAGGGCATGAAGACACCATGGAGTGGCAGTTACACACTATGCAACACAACAAGCAACAGGATTCCAGCAGTTGCGGAGTTTTGCTGTTAAAG TTTGCAGAACAGTACCTTGCTTTTGGAGAGGTCAGTGAGGTGTTAACCACTACAGAAGCAGTTGTGCTGGAGCGAATGCAGATAGCTTGCACCCTACTTGAACATCGAG GGAACGCTGAGGACTACTGCATTGTTTGCTCTATGTTAGATGCTGATGCTGACCGCAGCATGATTGAAatg gtGCAGTGTGAATCTTGCCAAAGATGGGCACATTTTGCATGTGCAAATTATAAAGAGAGCAACCAAgaatataaatgcaaaaatgtaaggaaaatacATAACTTCAAATAA
- the LOC120438867 gene encoding up-regulator of cell proliferation-like isoform X1, with protein sequence MTESGFTMDNSDEEEEFHDAVDIVFEPHCKEEDFLTSPQSDYDFSTGNENVPPGMAPISEDSAPVDSEALNPGTMHASSAVRIAENANESPASSVFTETHLESLLKDLGLDQHYTMKLSLSKILEIDEKTITSEPAKCKSDLKWYFLKKLMMANVTARNVKYTSICESNYDDDESLSTRLNLKNLVDSITPVFGLNPLDIITALFLCSDGFLQQEMALKLSMCQFSVPLLLPNCDTNQSTLMLWAMRDIVKKYRPQSLSESKGFIEDRLVVSELPMISFVRLGECSLSKSALLNKLLSNSQQYHDTFVHRNMECGDSPRRISNGLTEITWYLPCGSTNIDIFSQPVAVANLRGDIASFETQYSFLCQTSAAVFVFFDHLDSEWEFSLLTNQNHKAQIFLVGNYESKSFSLDALEKVAIKLGLTNSNIIIKTKTKNEADFVKILRKTVSDVVANSRMKMPVDKMAHIAHELGILVDEDSPECQTAKTNADAITADIQDIHRFKEDQLPRQGEIWKELTCLEKEEFRLQKVGSENIEDYKSELQLQKEELRKTQNSYDMSTAMTCFINAISSPGTERFYFLKWMRMNLDNVSRIKLSELREKYKEKCKNSENKEEIKEIDRQISNSSLGTEHFFREMGQIYEASLSLPETDPSRQQLQHLPKLCAELLLDGFPLELVDGDASNIPLRWVSDVLSQLSDLVSPNRKILVVTVLGVQSTGKSTLLNTMFGVQFAVSSGRCTRGAFMLLIKINEDMKKVLNCDFMVIIDTEGLKSPELAQLDNSHEHDNELATLVIGLSDVTIVNIAMENSTEMKDILQIVVHAFLRMKEVGKKPKCQFVHQNVSDVSAHEKNLRDRKLLLEQLNEMTQAAARMEKKEENKSFTDVMEYSPDTGNWYIPGLWNGNPPMAPVNAGYSEAVYELKKNIIQMLGNCESSANNILDFKEWMTSLWTAVKHENFIFSFRNSLVADAYMRLCTEFNKWEWEFKKEMYTWVTNAETRISNFGTVAVKSESSVMTEFLTSLKSEASTVLSTWETRLLENLTQYFQQTEGHVYLVEGYKEEFSNSVKSLRREMERSVFNQLTAAAEIREGMTELDRIKETHTKELEERVRGLIDKCRERKVQMSDNELNKEFDKMWDKTVRELSISKTTVSNVYSNVFHHLRTNLSHKGSHASQLLHKKKMENCGLVPFKYTVEGFCNQLKHKVTHKFCKLFNIEDHAMAVQKVADSIICNCSQFVTEKIEGKNNYHETYIQEILHIIDESLQKNQNTETDIEFEVSLKQHICGFAAREFQKMHEDFIQANDPYRCLMKNKEKFCEDFIDVFHKRDQCQKKAEEFTNQCLKPAVKCFVSHSLGPNIIDEMLTCEQFSTRISFQYSILLDLLSKKTFKKYLRYICSYEDYVKELILKQIVEHFSTVSTISEFEDQHLQSCIRSINNAINKAKNGKSGNLKTFVEDICKELGDKLVISQDALGAFMILNNADKKQFADWLTVSVNEMAQDLRNEFEKSNFETKLKHLNMKPQNELFNRVIGCGKQCPFCAVPCEAGGNAHTEHWASLHRPQGLGQFRWTDTDKLVTDICSSLVISEKTFSCFSTNFIPHPYKKYKDIFPGWKIPPDVSLEASDYWKYVMEKYNRDFANEFNAELADIPPTWKNIKYKKAKESLKESFNIM encoded by the exons ATGATTTCAGTACAGGCAATGAGAATGTTCCTCCTGGTATGGCACCTATCAGCGAAGACTCTGCCCCTGTAGATAGTGAGGCACTAAATCCAGGGACAATGCATGCTTCCAGTGCTGTGCGGAtagcagaaaatgcaaatgaaagcCCAGCATCCTCTGTCTTTACAG AAACACACTTGGAGAGCTTATTAAAGGATCTCGGCTTGGACCAGCACTACACAATGAAGTTGTCACTCAGCAAAATACTCGAAATTGATGAAAAGACCATTACGAGTGAACCTGCCAAATGTAAATCAGACCTTAAGtggtattttttaaagaaattgaTGATGGCTAATGTCACAGCTAGGAATGTGAAATATACCTCTATTTGTGAGTCAaactatgatgatgatgaatcaCTGAGTACAAGGTTGAATCTAAAAAATCTTGTAGATAGTATAACCCCTGTGTTTGGCTTGAACCCACTTGACATAATCACTGCTCTCTTTCTGTGTTCTGATGGTTTCCTACAGCAGGAAATGGCACTCAAACTTTCCATGTGTCAGTtctctgttcctctgctgcttccAAATTGTGACACCAATCAGAGCACACTCATGCTGTGGGCCATGAGagacattgttaaaaagtacAGACCTCAGTCTCTGTCAGAATCCAAGGGCTTCATTGAAGACAGACTTGTTGTCTCTGAACTTCCAATGATCTCTTTTGTCAGACTGGGTGAGTGCTCCTTGTCCAAGTCAGCACTTCTCAATAAACTTCTGAGCAATTCTCAGCAGTACCATGACACCTTTGTTCACCGCAACATGGAGTGTGGTGACAGTCCAAGAAGAATATCCAACGGACTGACTGAAATTACTTGGTATCTTCCTTGTGGAAGCACAAACATTGATATTTTCAGTCAGCCAGTGGCTGTAGCTAACCTTCGTGGGGATATTGCTTCATTTGAAACACAATACTCCTTTCTGTGTCAGACATCTgcagcagtttttgtgttttttgaccATTTAGACTCTGAGTGGGAATTCAGTCTACTTACCAACCAAAACCATAAGGCACAGATTTTCTTAGTGGGTAACTATGAAAGCAAGAGTTTCAGTTTAGATGCTTTAGAAAAGGTAGCAATCAAGTTGGGCTTGACTAACAGCAACATCATTattaagacaaaaacaaaaaatgaagcaGACTTCGTCAAAATTTTGAggaaaacagtcagtgatgtaGTTGCCAACTCAAGGATGAAGATGCCAGTAGATAAGATGGCACACATTGCCCATGAACTGGGGATCCTTGTTGATGAAGACTCTCCAGAGTGCCAGACTGCAAAGACAAATGCAGATGCAATTACTGCAGACATACAAGACATCCATAGATTCAAAGAAGATCAGCTTCCACGACAAGGTGAAATATGGAAAGAACTGACCTGTTTAGAGAAGGAAGAATTTCGCCTTCAAAAAGTTGGATCTGAAAACATTGAAGATTACAAAAGTGAACTTCAACTGCAGAAAGAAGAACTGCGGAAAACGCAGAACTCCTATGACATGTCGACAGCTATGACATGTTTCATCAATGCAATATCAAGCCCAGGAACAGAGAGGTTTTATTTCCTGAAATGGATGCGAATGAACCTGGATAACGTGTCTCGTATAAAACTGTCTGAACTTCGagagaaatataaagaaaaatgcaaGAACTCTGAGAACAAAGAGGAGATCAAGGAGATTGACAGACAAATTTCCAACAGCTCACTGGGGACTGAACACTTCTTCCGTGAAATGGGTCAGATCTATGAAGCTTCACTATCCCTTCCAGAAACAGATCCATCACGTCAACAGCTGCAGCATCTGCCCAAACTGTGTGCAGAGTTGTTGCTTGATGGATTTCCTCTTGAGCTTGTAGATGGAGATGCATCCAACATCCCTCTCAGATGGGTGAGTGATGTTCTCTCTCAGCTCAGTGACTTGGTGTCTCCAAACAGAAAGATCCTGGTAGTCACAGTTCTTGGAGTTCAGAGCACAGGAAAGTCCACTCTCCTTAACACCATGTTTGGAGTGCAGTTTGCAGTCAGCAGTGGTCGATGTACTCGAGGTGCCTTTATGTTGCTCATCAAAATCAATGAAGACATGAAAAAAGTCCTAAACTGTGACTTCATGGTGATCATTGACACTGAGGGCTTAAAGTCACCAGAACTTGCACAACTGGACAACAGCCATGAGCACGACAATGAGCTTGCTACACTTGTTATAGGGCTGAGTGATGTCACCATTGTTAATATTGCAATGGAGAATTCAACTGAAATGAAGGACATCCTACAAATAGTTGTGCATGCTTTTCTCAGGATGAAGGAGGTGGGCAAAAAGCCAAAATGTCAGTTTGTTCACCAGAATGTGTCCGATGTTTCAGCCCATGAGAAGAACTTACGAGACAGGAAACTGCTCCTGGAACAGTTAAATGAGATGACCCAGGCAGCAGCCAGAatggaaaagaaagaggagaacaAGAGCTTCACTGATGTGATGGAGTACAGTCCAGACACTGGGAACTGGTACATTCCTGGACTCTGGAATGGAAACCCACCAATGGCACCAGTCAATGCAGGGTACAGTGAGGCTGTATATGAGCTCAAGAAAAACATTATCCAAATGTTGGGAAACTGTGAGTCATCTGCAAATAATATCTTGGATTTTAAAGAGTGGATGACAAGTCTGTGGACTGCAGTAAAGCACGAAAACTTCATCTTCAGCTTCAGAAACAGTCTAGTAGCTGATGCATACATGAGACTCTGTACAGAATTCAACAAATGGGAGTGGGaattcaaaaaagaaatgtacacCTGGGTAACAAACGCAGAAACTAGAATTTCCAATTTTGGTACAGTTGCTGTAAAATCTGAATCTTCTGTCATGACAGAATTTCTCACATCTTTGAAAAGCGAAGCCTCCACAGTGCTGTCTACATGGGAGACAAGACTTCTCGAAAATCTGACACAGTATTTTCAGCAAACAGAGGGTCATGTTTATCTTGTAGAAGGATACAAAGAGGAATTTTCAAACAGTGTAAAGAGTCTTCGGCGTGAAATGGAAAGGAGTGTTTTTAATCagctcacagcagcagcagaaatcaGAGAGGGAATGACAGAACTTGACAGAATCAAAGAAACCCACACAAAAGAATTGGAAGAAAGGGTGCGTGGACTGATTGACAAATGTCGTGAAAGGAAAGTCCAGATGTCAGACAATGAGTTAAACAAAGAATTTGATAAGATGTGGGATAAAACTGTGAGGGAACTGTCTATTTCCAAAACAACGGTCAGTAATGTTTACAGCAATGTGTTTCACCATCTGAGAACAAATTTGTCTCACAAGGGAAGTCATGCAAGTCAGTTgttacataaaaagaaaatggaaaattgtGGACTAGTTCCCTTCAAATATACAGTAGAAGGTTTCTGCAATCAGCTTAAACACAAAGTCACACATAAGTTCTGTAAGCTCTTCAACATTGAAGATCATGCAATGGCTGTACAAAAGGTAGCTGACAGCATCATTTGTAATTGCAGTCAGTTTGTGACTGAAAAAATTGAAGGCAAAAACAACTACCATGAGACATATATCCAGGAGATCCTACACATCATTGATGAGAGTCtacaaaaaaatcagaataCTGAGACAGACATTGAGTTTGAAGTTTCTCTAAAACAGCACATCTGTGGATTTGCAGCCAGAGAGTTTCAGAAAATGCATGAAGATTTCATTCAAGCAAATGATCCCTACAGATGTCTGatgaaaaacaaggaaaagttTTGTGAGGATTTCATTGATGTCTTCCATAAACGAGACCAGTGTCAGAAGAAGGCAGAAGAATTCACCAACCAGTGCTTGAAGCCTGCTGTTAAATGCTTTGTCAGTCATTCCCTTGGACCTAATATTATTGATGAAATGCTGACTTGTGAGCAGTTCAGCACACGGATCTCTTTCCAGTATTCAATTTTACTGGATTTGCTTtccaaaaaaacatttaaaaagtatcTGAGATATATTTGCTCATATGAGGATTATGTAAAAGAACTGATACTCAAACAAATAGTGGAGCATTTCTCAACTGTGTCCACAATATCTGAGTTTGAGGACCAACATCTCCAGTCATGTATCAGAAGCATAAACAATGCCATCAATAAAGCCAAAAATGGAAAGAGTGGCAACTTGAAGACATTTGTTGAAGATATTTGTAAAGAACTTGGTGATAAACTGGTCATTTCCCAGGATGCTCTTGGTGCTTTCATGATCCTGAACAACGCTGACAAGAAACAGTTTGCTGACTGGCTCACAGTGTCTGTGAATGAGATGGCACAAGATCTGAGAAATGAGTTTGAAAAATCCAACtttgaaactaaactaaaacaccTTAACATGAAACCCCAGAATGAGCTTTTCAACAGAGTGATCGGTTGTGGCAAACAGTGTCCATTCTGTGCAGTGCCTTGTGAGGCAGGAGGAAATGCCCATACTGAGCACTGGGCTTCACTGCATAGGCCACAGGGTCTAGGTCAGTTCAGATGGACGGATACAGATAAACTTGTCACTGACATATGCTCTTCTCTCGTGATCAGTGAAAAGACATTTTCCTGCTTTTCTACAAACTTTATTCCGCACCCTTATAAGAAATACAAAGATATTTTCCCAGGTTGGAAAATCCCTCCAGATGTAAGCCTTGAGGCATCAGACTACTGGAAATATGTAATGGAAAAGTATAACAGGGACTTTGCCAATGAATTTAATGCTGAACTTGCTGATATTCCCCCAACCTggaaaaatattaaatacaaaaaGGCAAAAGAAAGCCTGAAAGAGTCCTTTAACATCATGTGA